GATATATCATTAGACAATGATTATTCTCAAATGTTAGGTTATACGCAAGAAGAATTGGAATATTATTTTGATGAATACATAATAGAAACAGCTGAAAAATTAGAAATAACAAAAAATGAATTATTGCAAGAAATGAAAAAATATTATAATGGATTCTCATTTGATGGAGAACATTTTGTATATAACCCATTTTCTATATTAAAATTCTTTCAAAAAAAAGAATTTGAAAATTATTGGTTTGAAAGTGGTTACACATCATTTATATATGAATATATAAAAGGGAAAAAGGTAACCTATGAAGATTTAACAAAATATCCAGTAAGTGCAATGGATTTCTCATCAAGAGAAATAGAGGATGCAAAAGCAAATATATTCTTTGCACAAGCTGGTTATTTAACCTTTAAAGGAATAAAAAGATATGGTTTAAGAAAAAAATATATATTGGATTATCCTAATATAGAAGTAAAAAATAGTTTTTCGGAATTAATATTAGAAGCAAATTATGGATTAGAAGAAATAGAAAATATAATATATGAATTAGTAGATGAAAATAATATAGAGGGATTAATAGAAGAAATAAAAAGGATAATAAGCGCTATACCGTATAATTTACATCAAAATAGAGAAAGTTATTATCATTCATTAATATATACAATATTAGCATCAGCAGGATTAAATGTAACAGCAGAAGAATTAACAAATCTTGGAAGAATAGATTTAGTATTAGAGCATAATGACAAAATATACTTATTTGAAATAAAATTAGACAAAAGCGCTAAAGAAGCAATAGAACAAATAAAAGAAAAGAAGTATTATGAAAAATATAAAAATAATGAAGTTTATATTATTGGAATAAACATAGATTCAGAAAAGAGAAATATTGATGAGTATATAATAGAAAAAGTAAAATATAGCATGTAATTTTTTGTGTAAATACTTCATCTTGGATGGTAATAAATTAATTAAATTAGATTATTTTTTCTTGACTTATTTCATATGAATTATCGTCTATATTGAATCATAAAAAATATATAATCATAATAACCTTGAAAAAAATCCCCTCTAATTTTAGAGGGGATTTCAGTTATCACCTTTTATTTCCAATGAAAAATCTATATATTTTACTTCTGTCGTTAACTTTCCCATAGAAATTATATCAATATTATCATCCACATAATTTAAATAATTTTCTTCATTAATGCCACCAGAAACCTCAACAATTATATTTGGATATTTTTCTTTTAGTTTTTTTGCTGTTTTTTTAGCATTTTCTGATGGAAAATTATCTAACATTATAATATCAACATTATTTTTTGCTGCTAAAATTGCATCTTCTTCATTTTCCACTTCAATTTCTATTTTTTTGGTAAATGATTTATATTTTTTCACAATATTTATTGCATTTTCAATACCACCATATAATGCTATATGATTATCTTTTATCATTATACTTTCTGATAAATTCCATCTATGCGTATCTCCACCACCATGAATTACTGCTAATTTTTCTAAATTACCTAACCCTGGAAATACTTTTCTCGTTGCTGCAAGTTTTGTTTTACCATTTATTTTACTAACAAGATTATATGTTTTAGTCGATATCGCGCTCATTAAAGATAATATATTAAGCATTGTTCTTTCTACAATCAATATATTATATGCATTTCCTTTAATTATTCCAATTGTATTTTTATCTAATTTATCTCCATCATTATAATAAAATTCTGATTCTATATTAAACTCATTTAATAGTCTTTGTATTATTTCTATTCCTGATAAAACAACATTTGAATTTTTTAATAATATTTCTGCTGTTGTTTTCTTATTTCTTAATTCATATGAGGCTATATCAAAAAAATTGTTATCTTTTTCTATCCATTCTTTTAATAATTTTATTTCATAATCAAACATTTTATCCCTCCATTAATTTAAACATATTCATTATAGGGATTTTAGCCTTTTCAATTATTTCTTCTGGTAAATCAATTTCATTTTCTTCATTTAATAATGCTTCATATACATTTTTTAAATTATTTTTTTTCATGTTATTACATATACCTAATTCTTTTAAAGGATAAAATTTTTTATCTTTAAATGTTTTAGACAATTTATTAATCATTCCTATTTCTGTTCCTATAATAAACTCTTCTGTTTCATCTTCTTTAGGAAATTTCATCATTTGTCCAGTACTACCAATATATTCACATAAATCTCTAACTTCTTTTGGTGATTCTGGATGAACAATAATTTTAGCATTTGGATATTTTTCTTTTGCTTTTTTTACATCTTCAACAGAAAATCTATTATGTACATAGCAATATCCCGTTTCACCTGGAATTGGTATTATTTTCTTTCCTGTTTTTTCAGCTACATATGAACCTAAATTTTTATCTGGACCAAATAATATAATATCAGAATCTATATTACTTACAATTTCTACAGCATTTGCTGATGTACATGTATAATCTGCCAATGCTTTACACTCTGCAGTACTATTAACATACAATACCACTGGTGCATTTGGGTATTTTTCCTTAAAAGATTTTATTATTTCTGGTGTTAAAGAATTAGCCATAGGACATGTTGAAGCCTTTGTTGGAACTATTATTTTCTTTGATGGATTTAATATTTTTAATGTTTCTGCCATAAAATCTACACCAAGAAATAGAATTTTATTATTTTCTATTTCTGTAGCTAATCTTGCTAATTGTAATGAATCTCCTGTTATATCTGATAAATCCTGTAATTCAGAAATTACATAATTATGACCTAATATTGTATATCCTTTTTTTTCTTTTAATTCTTTTATTTTTTCAATTAATTCCCTTTCAATAGCATTTTCTTTTATCATATTATCCTCCTATTCTAAAATTTGTGTTTAGGTTCTTCAATAAACCAACAATTGATAATGGTGCTAAATAACT
This DNA window, taken from Marinitoga litoralis, encodes the following:
- a CDS encoding ATP-binding protein yields the protein MKKLPIGIQDYKEIIEGNYIYVDKTKYIFDLIDNGKYYFLSRPRRFGKSLTISTLYYIFKGEKELFKDTYIYDKWNFKEYPIIRLNILLAATDNEERFKKSLTNLIKQEGQRNNVEILEEDYKFAFDELILKLSRKGKVVILVDEYEKPILDNINNKEKAEKYREILRDFYVTIKSRDEYIKFVFITGITKFTKTGVFSALNNLNDISLDNDYSQMLGYTQEELEYYFDEYIIETAEKLEITKNELLQEMKKYYNGFSFDGEHFVYNPFSILKFFQKKEFENYWFESGYTSFIYEYIKGKKVTYEDLTKYPVSAMDFSSREIEDAKANIFFAQAGYLTFKGIKRYGLRKKYILDYPNIEVKNSFSELILEANYGLEEIENIIYELVDENNIEGLIEEIKRIISAIPYNLHQNRESYYHSLIYTILASAGLNVTAEELTNLGRIDLVLEHNDKIYLFEIKLDKSAKEAIEQIKEKKYYEKYKNNEVYIIGINIDSEKRNIDEYIIEKVKYSM
- the nadC gene encoding carboxylating nicotinate-nucleotide diphosphorylase, with the translated sequence MFDYEIKLLKEWIEKDNNFFDIASYELRNKKTTAEILLKNSNVVLSGIEIIQRLLNEFNIESEFYYNDGDKLDKNTIGIIKGNAYNILIVERTMLNILSLMSAISTKTYNLVSKINGKTKLAATRKVFPGLGNLEKLAVIHGGGDTHRWNLSESIMIKDNHIALYGGIENAINIVKKYKSFTKKIEIEVENEEDAILAAKNNVDIIMLDNFPSENAKKTAKKLKEKYPNIIVEVSGGINEENYLNYVDDNIDIISMGKLTTEVKYIDFSLEIKGDN
- the nadA gene encoding quinolinate synthase NadA → MIKENAIERELIEKIKELKEKKGYTILGHNYVISELQDLSDITGDSLQLARLATEIENNKILFLGVDFMAETLKILNPSKKIIVPTKASTCPMANSLTPEIIKSFKEKYPNAPVVLYVNSTAECKALADYTCTSANAVEIVSNIDSDIILFGPDKNLGSYVAEKTGKKIIPIPGETGYCYVHNRFSVEDVKKAKEKYPNAKIIVHPESPKEVRDLCEYIGSTGQMMKFPKEDETEEFIIGTEIGMINKLSKTFKDKKFYPLKELGICNNMKKNNLKNVYEALLNEENEIDLPEEIIEKAKIPIMNMFKLMEG